A genomic stretch from Desulfotignum balticum DSM 7044 includes:
- a CDS encoding XdhC family aldehyde oxidoreductase maturation factor — protein sequence MELTNQQILDCLEKGAPFALAAILSHQGSTPRTSGSRMVVMPDGTLLGTIGGGLVEAKVKDACLALIRKKTCQIQPFFLDQELKGSLDMVCGGRLTVLMETLVPGPELISVFQALVAQEQAGQKGVLVSKLSGPSQGEFTVQKCLVLPDGTVTGSCLIPKPLLEDICDNRFSGRFPTVHSLNLEEFIIQPMPPADTLFIFGAGHVGFVLAQLAHLTGFSTVVMDDREAFANKNRFPHARQVRVIPDFDNAFKGLNVDSHSYIVILTRGHLHDQTVLEQALFTDPAYIGMIGSRTKRDRIYDNLMAKGISKERLNSVYSPVGLSIGAQTPAEIGVSIMAQIIQIRQGNPG from the coding sequence ATGGAACTGACGAATCAGCAGATACTGGATTGTCTTGAAAAAGGGGCCCCCTTTGCTCTGGCCGCCATTCTTTCTCATCAGGGGTCCACACCCAGAACGTCAGGCTCCCGCATGGTCGTGATGCCGGACGGCACCCTTCTGGGAACCATCGGCGGGGGACTTGTGGAAGCAAAAGTCAAAGATGCCTGCCTGGCGCTTATCCGAAAAAAAACATGTCAAATCCAGCCCTTTTTTCTGGACCAGGAACTCAAGGGCAGTCTGGACATGGTCTGTGGGGGCCGCCTGACCGTGCTCATGGAAACCCTGGTACCCGGACCGGAATTGATTTCAGTTTTTCAGGCCCTGGTGGCCCAGGAACAGGCCGGGCAAAAAGGGGTTTTGGTATCTAAACTGTCCGGTCCCAGCCAGGGGGAATTCACTGTGCAGAAATGTCTGGTACTCCCGGACGGCACGGTGACAGGATCCTGCCTGATCCCGAAACCCCTGCTGGAAGATATTTGTGACAACCGGTTTTCCGGCAGATTTCCAACCGTTCATTCTTTAAATCTGGAAGAATTCATCATTCAGCCCATGCCGCCGGCAGATACCCTGTTTATTTTCGGTGCCGGGCATGTGGGGTTTGTTCTGGCTCAACTGGCCCATTTGACCGGATTTTCCACGGTGGTGATGGATGACCGGGAGGCGTTTGCCAACAAAAACCGGTTTCCCCATGCCCGACAGGTCCGGGTGATACCGGATTTCGATAATGCATTCAAAGGATTGAATGTGGATAGCCATTCCTATATCGTGATTCTCACCCGGGGCCATCTCCATGATCAGACCGTTCTGGAGCAGGCGCTTTTTACCGATCCGGCCTATATCGGCATGATCGGCTCCCGGACCAAACGGGACAGAATCTATGACAATCTGATGGCAAAAGGGATCTCAAAAGAGCGGCTCAACTCGGTGTATTCACCTGTGGGACTTTCCATCGGGGCCCAGACCCCGGCGGAAATCGGGGTCAGTATCATGGCCCAGATCATCCAGATCCGTCAGGGCAACCCCGGGTGA
- a CDS encoding molybdopterin-binding protein, which yields MKYYEKDRVQSLPVKEAVGKILVHDITRIVPDLFKGPAFRKGHVITEADVDQLLDLGKQHVYVACLNGEIHENDAAQRIARAAAGKNIRLSDPKEGKVGFTAGISGLLKIDVAGLTQLNSVPEVICATLHTHQTVIEGQDLAGTRVIPLSIDETHVMAAEDVCQKFFPIIDIRPFAGVDVGLVVTGSEVFSGRINDGFGPVVQKKFEELGSRIMGKKIVSDDMDMTVAAIRQFVDDGAGFIAVTGGMSVDPDDLTPAAIRNAGGDVMFYGAPVLPGAMFMLAYIDDVPVIGLPGCVMYYRASIFDLVVPRLLAGETVTRTDIIQMGHGGFCSSCKTCRYPRCSFGKN from the coding sequence GTGAAATATTATGAAAAAGACCGGGTTCAATCACTACCCGTCAAAGAGGCTGTGGGGAAAATATTGGTCCACGACATCACCCGCATCGTTCCGGATCTGTTTAAGGGACCGGCCTTCAGAAAAGGTCATGTCATTACCGAGGCAGATGTGGACCAGCTGCTGGATCTGGGCAAACAGCATGTGTATGTGGCCTGTCTCAACGGTGAAATCCACGAAAATGATGCAGCACAACGAATCGCCCGGGCCGCTGCCGGAAAAAACATCCGGCTTTCCGATCCCAAAGAGGGCAAGGTGGGATTTACGGCGGGTATTTCCGGTCTGTTGAAAATTGATGTGGCGGGTCTGACACAGCTTAACAGTGTTCCTGAAGTGATCTGTGCCACCCTGCATACCCATCAGACAGTCATCGAGGGTCAGGATCTGGCCGGCACCCGGGTGATCCCGTTATCCATTGATGAAACCCATGTCATGGCAGCGGAAGACGTGTGTCAAAAATTTTTCCCGATCATTGATATCCGTCCTTTTGCCGGGGTGGATGTGGGACTGGTGGTCACGGGATCGGAAGTGTTTTCCGGCCGGATCAACGACGGGTTCGGGCCGGTGGTTCAGAAAAAATTTGAAGAACTGGGTTCCCGGATCATGGGTAAAAAAATCGTTTCCGACGACATGGATATGACTGTGGCCGCTATCCGGCAGTTCGTGGATGACGGGGCCGGATTTATCGCTGTCACCGGCGGCATGTCCGTGGATCCCGACGATCTCACCCCGGCGGCCATTCGAAACGCCGGAGGTGACGTGATGTTTTATGGGGCCCCGGTACTGCCCGGTGCCATGTTTATGCTGGCTTATATCGATGATGTGCCCGTGATCGGCCTGCCCGGATGTGTCATGTATTACCGGGCCTCGATTTTTGATCTGGTGGTGCCCCGGCTGCTGGCCGGAGAAACCGTGACCCGCACCGATATTATCCAGATGGGACACGGGGGATTTTGTTCCTCCTGTAAAACCTGCCGGTATCCCCGGTGCAGCTTTGGGAAGAACTGA
- a CDS encoding coniferyl aldehyde dehydrogenase: MTQPIPSTTEADAEALRIFNLQARACLEQPEISLKQRLALLKTIEGILIENDQAICEAICADFGNRSFHETRILEITPSILGLRHTCRKLRKWMKPQRRQGSMIFPGGRNRVIPQAKGVVGIITPWNYPLFLALSPMTSALAAGNRIMVKQAANSRHLCRLLHDRFSRKIDPAFVCFHPGVSAGTFSGLPFNHLVFTGSSRTGKTVMKTAADNLVPVTLELGGKSPVILADDFDMAKAVKRILFAKLMNAGQTCIAPDYIFVPENRADAFIQTAQTVARQLYPDITSPDYTAIIDSPAFDRLTDTLADVQKKGGRVIPLLDGPDTILEHKKISPMIVTGTTPAMRIMQEEIFGPILPVIPYTSLKTVIEYINDRPRPLALYMFTHDRKMADQIISHTRSGGVTVNDCALHVAQHDLPFGGIGNSGTGQYHGFEGFLEFSKLRPVFRQAPVSSTAALTPPYGIFADRIFQAIKKFSWIS; this comes from the coding sequence ATGACCCAACCCATTCCATCAACAACGGAAGCCGATGCCGAGGCATTGAGAATTTTCAATCTTCAGGCCCGGGCCTGCCTGGAACAACCGGAGATTTCTTTGAAACAACGGCTGGCGCTCCTCAAAACCATTGAAGGCATTCTGATTGAAAACGATCAGGCCATCTGCGAGGCCATCTGCGCAGATTTTGGGAACCGGTCGTTTCACGAAACCCGAATACTGGAAATCACGCCCAGTATCCTGGGGCTGCGGCACACTTGCAGGAAACTGAGAAAATGGATGAAGCCCCAGCGCCGGCAGGGGTCCATGATCTTTCCGGGCGGCCGGAACCGGGTCATCCCCCAGGCCAAGGGGGTTGTGGGCATCATCACCCCCTGGAACTATCCGCTGTTTCTGGCCCTCAGCCCCATGACCAGCGCCCTGGCCGCCGGCAACCGGATCATGGTGAAACAGGCCGCCAATTCCCGGCATCTGTGCCGCCTGCTTCATGACAGATTCTCCCGGAAAATCGACCCGGCGTTTGTCTGTTTTCATCCCGGGGTGTCTGCCGGCACCTTTTCCGGATTGCCTTTCAACCACCTGGTATTCACAGGATCGTCCCGGACGGGAAAAACCGTCATGAAAACCGCAGCCGACAACCTGGTGCCCGTCACCCTGGAACTGGGGGGCAAATCTCCCGTGATCCTGGCCGATGATTTCGACATGGCCAAAGCGGTCAAACGGATTCTTTTCGCCAAACTCATGAACGCCGGACAGACCTGCATTGCCCCGGATTATATTTTTGTTCCGGAAAACCGCGCCGATGCGTTCATTCAAACGGCGCAAACCGTGGCCCGGCAGCTTTATCCGGACATTACCTCTCCCGATTACACGGCCATCATCGACTCTCCGGCCTTTGACCGGCTCACAGACACCCTGGCAGACGTCCAAAAAAAAGGCGGCCGGGTGATCCCTCTGCTGGATGGACCGGACACCATTTTGGAACACAAAAAAATATCCCCCATGATCGTGACCGGGACCACCCCGGCCATGCGGATCATGCAGGAGGAAATCTTCGGCCCGATTCTGCCGGTGATTCCCTATACCTCTTTGAAAACCGTGATCGAATATATCAATGACCGGCCCCGGCCCCTGGCCCTGTATATGTTTACCCATGACCGGAAAATGGCGGACCAGATCATCTCCCACACCCGGTCCGGCGGAGTGACCGTCAATGACTGCGCCCTGCACGTGGCCCAGCACGATCTGCCGTTTGGCGGCATCGGCAACAGCGGCACGGGACAATACCACGGATTTGAAGGGTTCCTGGAATTTTCCAAACTGCGGCCCGTATTTCGCCAGGCCCCGGTGTCATCCACCGCGGCCCTGACCCCGCCTTATGGCATTTTTGCTGACAGGATCTTTCAGGCCATTAAAAAATTCTCCTGGATCTCCTGA
- a CDS encoding ammonium transporter, with product MKSRSLHKKILPLAITMTTLPAAAMAADGAAEITGAAAAYVANNTWMLVATFLVFIMHLGFASLEAGLTRAKNTVNILFKNTAIIAIGLLTYAAMGFNLMYPGDFSISGFFGFSGFGIGVSPENMMIAGDDGVGIYTYWTDFIFQAMFAATAATIVSGAVAERIKLHSFLIFSTVYVALIYPWVGSWKWGGGWLDTMGFYDFAGSTLVHSVGGWAALAGVLVLGPRLGKYAGNKIKPIMGHSMPLAAIGVFLLWLGWFGFNGGSVLSADPAAVSFVFVTTSLAAAAGIMGAIFVSWILQKKPDLSMALNGALAGLVGITAGADVVSVMSSIVIGFIAGLLVVVSVMGIDRIKIDDPVGALSVHLVCGIWGTLAVGLFSSDHSFMTQVVGVVAYAVPCFISALAIFYILKMTLGIRVDEEEEMGGLDVGEHGMAAYADFEIKSAI from the coding sequence ATGAAATCACGAAGCTTACATAAAAAAATACTACCCCTGGCCATCACCATGACCACTCTTCCGGCGGCTGCCATGGCTGCGGATGGTGCGGCAGAAATCACAGGCGCTGCAGCGGCGTATGTGGCAAACAATACCTGGATGCTGGTGGCCACTTTTCTGGTGTTTATCATGCATCTCGGGTTTGCAAGCCTGGAAGCCGGGTTGACCCGGGCTAAAAATACCGTCAACATTCTGTTTAAAAATACCGCCATTATCGCCATTGGTCTGCTCACCTATGCGGCCATGGGCTTTAATCTGATGTATCCCGGCGATTTTTCAATTTCAGGATTTTTCGGGTTTTCCGGGTTTGGCATCGGTGTGAGCCCGGAGAATATGATGATTGCCGGTGATGACGGGGTTGGGATTTACACCTACTGGACGGATTTTATTTTTCAGGCCATGTTTGCTGCCACTGCGGCAACGATTGTTTCCGGAGCCGTGGCAGAACGGATCAAACTTCACAGCTTTTTGATTTTTTCTACCGTTTATGTGGCACTGATATATCCCTGGGTGGGCAGCTGGAAATGGGGCGGGGGCTGGCTGGACACCATGGGGTTTTATGATTTTGCCGGTTCCACACTGGTTCACTCCGTGGGGGGATGGGCCGCCCTGGCAGGGGTGCTGGTTCTGGGGCCCCGTTTAGGTAAATATGCGGGCAATAAAATTAAACCCATCATGGGCCACAGCATGCCGCTGGCTGCCATTGGGGTTTTTCTGCTGTGGCTGGGATGGTTCGGTTTTAATGGCGGGTCTGTGCTGTCAGCGGATCCTGCTGCCGTTTCTTTCGTTTTTGTAACAACTTCACTGGCAGCGGCTGCCGGTATCATGGGGGCTATTTTCGTTTCCTGGATTCTGCAGAAAAAACCGGACCTTTCCATGGCGCTGAATGGGGCTTTGGCCGGCCTGGTAGGGATTACGGCCGGTGCAGATGTGGTCAGTGTGATGAGTTCGATTGTCATCGGATTTATCGCAGGTCTTCTGGTGGTGGTTTCGGTCATGGGCATCGACCGGATAAAAATTGATGACCCTGTGGGTGCGCTTTCCGTCCATCTGGTCTGCGGTATCTGGGGTACACTGGCTGTAGGGCTGTTCAGTTCAGACCACTCTTTTATGACACAGGTTGTTGGCGTGGTTGCCTATGCGGTTCCCTGCTTTATTTCAGCCCTGGCAATTTTCTATATTTTGAAGATGACACTGGGTATCCGGGTGGATGAGGAAGAAGAAATGGGCGGCCTGGATGTGGGTGAACACGGAATGGCAGCCTACGCGGACTTTGAAATCAAAAGTGCGATTTGA
- a CDS encoding P-II family nitrogen regulator, with protein MKKIEAVIKPFKLDALKEAMATIGVQGMTISEVKGFGRQKGHKEVYRGAEYQVDFVPKVKVEIVVKETLVDTVVESIIQSVKTGNIGDGKIFVLPLNEVCRIRTGETGEEAI; from the coding sequence ATGAAAAAGATTGAAGCAGTCATCAAACCGTTTAAGCTGGATGCGCTGAAAGAAGCCATGGCAACGATCGGTGTGCAGGGAATGACGATTTCCGAGGTCAAGGGATTCGGACGGCAAAAAGGACATAAAGAGGTGTACCGGGGGGCAGAATACCAGGTTGATTTCGTTCCCAAGGTAAAGGTTGAAATTGTTGTCAAAGAAACTCTGGTTGATACGGTGGTCGAATCGATCATCCAGAGCGTTAAAACCGGAAATATCGGCGATGGCAAAATATTTGTCCTGCCATTGAATGAAGTCTGTCGAATCCGCACCGGAGAAACCGGGGAAGAAGCAATTTAA
- a CDS encoding DVU_1555 family C-GCAxxG-C-C protein — MDDIQLLKLKHQGYCCTQIMVIMVLDMWGEQNPSLVDFSGGLCMGAGMEQGPCGILTGGMGILSMTAAGDQDRLIPMQESFASFFNEQARVCRGTTCADIAGDHYPAPDPENCGRLLKISYDGLMAILVENGFDPADPPDRN; from the coding sequence ATGGATGATATCCAGTTGTTGAAGTTGAAGCATCAGGGATACTGCTGCACCCAGATCATGGTGATCATGGTGCTCGATATGTGGGGGGAACAGAATCCTTCGCTTGTCGATTTCAGCGGGGGGCTGTGCATGGGCGCGGGCATGGAACAGGGGCCCTGCGGCATTCTAACCGGCGGCATGGGGATTCTGTCCATGACGGCAGCGGGCGACCAGGACCGGCTGATCCCCATGCAGGAATCCTTTGCCTCGTTTTTCAACGAACAGGCAAGGGTATGCAGGGGAACCACATGCGCCGACATTGCCGGGGATCACTACCCGGCCCCGGATCCGGAAAACTGCGGCCGGCTGTTGAAAATATCTTATGACGGCCTGATGGCCATTCTGGTGGAAAACGGGTTTGACCCGGCAGACCCCCCGGACCGAAACTGA
- the trsS gene encoding radical SAM (seleno)protein TrsS — MQDLDTNRTHQVKMTGGASGHIIRRTFSVCPVCLKRIPACHVQTETAVFMVKECPAHGFFSTPVWRNHVSITEWIGDVPEIRDGENLDCPHACGLCPDHQRETCCVLLEVTGQCNLHCRFCFADAAPAPDPTLKTVKAWLDQLAVPGKTLVQLSGGEPTVRDDLPEIIRHARQAGCAHVQLNTNGIRLGQNREYAGHLAEAGLSFVFLQFDGMDDDVYRTLRGKPLLDIKKKAITHCGEFGIGVTLVPTLVPEVNVHQIGAIIDYGITLSPWVRGVHFQPVSFFGRIPQMPSDRMRLTLDQLMAEIETQTDGKIAKQHLLSSRFNHPLCKFHGDFVVLPDSLMPLSHPRDRSGQCGDLPVTVDQNRAFITRRWQRPDPALMSPACCAPSRCCPSSGNIAPSRCCNPDALTAPRERRSPDMPADTPFPMQPPPDSLDLDYFMNRVKTHGFTLTSMAFQDAGNLDLERLRRCSLHVFDNGRFVPFCAYYLSGWQQKEGAS; from the coding sequence ATGCAAGATCTGGATACCAATAGAACTCACCAAGTCAAAATGACCGGGGGCGCCAGCGGACACATCATCCGCCGCACCTTTTCGGTCTGTCCGGTCTGCCTGAAACGGATCCCGGCCTGTCATGTCCAGACGGAGACTGCGGTTTTCATGGTAAAAGAGTGCCCGGCGCACGGGTTTTTCTCCACCCCGGTCTGGCGCAATCATGTTTCCATCACAGAGTGGATCGGGGATGTCCCGGAAATCCGGGACGGGGAAAACCTGGACTGCCCCCATGCCTGCGGCCTGTGCCCGGATCACCAGCGGGAAACCTGCTGCGTGCTTTTGGAGGTCACCGGGCAATGCAACCTGCACTGCCGGTTCTGTTTTGCCGATGCAGCCCCGGCACCGGACCCGACGCTGAAAACTGTCAAGGCATGGCTGGACCAGCTGGCCGTTCCCGGCAAAACCCTGGTGCAGCTGTCCGGCGGAGAGCCCACGGTGAGAGACGATCTGCCGGAAATCATCCGCCATGCCAGACAAGCCGGGTGTGCCCATGTCCAGCTGAACACCAATGGCATCCGGCTGGGGCAGAACCGGGAATATGCCGGACACCTGGCAGAGGCCGGGCTGTCTTTTGTCTTTCTCCAGTTCGACGGAATGGATGACGATGTTTACCGGACCCTGCGGGGAAAACCGCTCCTGGACATCAAAAAGAAAGCCATCACCCATTGCGGAGAATTCGGCATAGGGGTGACCCTGGTGCCTACCCTGGTCCCGGAGGTCAATGTCCACCAGATCGGGGCCATCATCGATTACGGCATCACCCTGTCCCCATGGGTGAGAGGGGTCCATTTCCAGCCGGTCAGTTTTTTCGGCCGGATCCCGCAGATGCCCTCGGATCGGATGCGCCTGACCCTGGACCAGCTCATGGCGGAGATCGAAACCCAGACGGATGGCAAGATTGCAAAGCAGCACCTGCTCAGCTCCCGGTTCAACCACCCGCTGTGCAAGTTCCACGGGGATTTTGTGGTCCTGCCGGACAGCCTCATGCCCCTGTCCCACCCCCGGGACCGGTCCGGGCAGTGCGGTGACCTCCCTGTCACCGTGGACCAGAACCGGGCCTTTATCACCCGGCGGTGGCAGCGCCCGGATCCGGCTCTGATGTCACCGGCCTGTTGTGCGCCTTCCAGGTGCTGTCCCTCTTCCGGAAACATCGCCCCCTCCCGCTGCTGCAACCCCGACGCGCTGACTGCGCCCCGTGAAAGACGGTCTCCTGACATGCCGGCTGACACCCCGTTTCCCATGCAGCCGCCCCCGGACTCCCTGGACCTGGATTATTTCATGAACCGGGTGAAAACCCATGGGTTCACCCTCACTTCCATGGCGTTCCAGGATGCAGGCAACCTGGACCTGGAACGGCTCCGGCGCTGCAGCCTGCACGTGTTTGACAACGGCCGGTTCGTCCCGTTCTGCGCCTATTACCTGTCGGGCTGGCAGCAGAAGGAAGGGGCCTCATGA
- a CDS encoding DVU_1553 family AMP-dependent CoA ligase, whose product MISPIPPWTAQRTGLGSRLSPDTLEEWQLEQFRQVIQYARGKSRFYRRHLAHVDLGAVTRREDLAGIPFTFPKDIAEQGTRMVCISAGEISRITTLFTSGSQGPPKRICFTRNDLNRTIDFFAHGMSTLVTPKDRVMICMSSRTPDSIGDLLQKGLSCIGVSSLIYGNIRDPDHAAGRAGEFDCLVGLPAEMHFLVRTAPGLRPATVLLSADYVPDSIIQALESTWQCRVFTHYGMTETGYGGGVQCGARQAYHLRDADLLVEIVDPDTSSPLPPSRTGEVVLTTLQNEAMPLIRYRTGDLAKMAADSCPCGASLHRLDKVSGRLANSVRLDDQTCLSLAHLDEVIYAIPGLRGYRAAVHPPRQVHLTLDMGEKEGEPGLVDQLKKTLSLPVEITLGYTPLPSCTPNGKRVLTLG is encoded by the coding sequence ATGATTTCCCCCATTCCCCCCTGGACAGCCCAAAGAACCGGCCTGGGCTCCCGGCTGTCCCCGGACACCCTGGAGGAGTGGCAGCTGGAACAGTTCCGTCAGGTGATCCAATATGCCCGGGGAAAAAGCCGGTTTTACCGCAGACACCTGGCTCATGTGGACCTTGGGGCAGTCACCCGCCGGGAAGACCTGGCCGGCATCCCGTTCACGTTTCCCAAAGACATTGCCGAGCAGGGCACCCGGATGGTGTGCATCTCCGCGGGAGAGATCTCCCGGATCACCACCCTGTTCACCTCCGGAAGTCAGGGTCCCCCCAAGCGGATCTGTTTCACCCGGAACGATCTGAACCGGACCATTGATTTTTTCGCCCACGGCATGTCCACCCTGGTCACCCCGAAAGACCGTGTGATGATCTGCATGTCCAGCAGAACCCCTGACAGTATCGGGGACCTGCTGCAAAAAGGCCTGTCTTGCATCGGGGTGTCCTCGCTGATCTACGGCAATATCAGGGATCCGGACCATGCCGCCGGCCGGGCCGGGGAGTTTGACTGCCTGGTGGGGCTGCCCGCGGAAATGCATTTTCTGGTACGGACCGCCCCCGGTCTCCGGCCGGCCACGGTGCTGCTCAGTGCGGACTATGTGCCGGACAGCATCATCCAGGCCCTGGAATCCACCTGGCAGTGCCGGGTGTTCACCCATTACGGCATGACGGAAACCGGTTACGGCGGCGGGGTCCAGTGCGGGGCCCGGCAGGCGTATCACCTGCGGGACGCCGACCTGCTGGTGGAAATCGTGGACCCGGACACGAGCAGCCCCCTGCCCCCGTCCCGGACCGGGGAGGTGGTCCTGACCACGCTCCAGAATGAGGCCATGCCCCTGATCCGTTACCGCACCGGGGATCTGGCAAAGATGGCTGCCGATTCCTGCCCCTGCGGTGCGTCCCTGCACCGCCTGGACAAGGTGTCCGGCCGTCTGGCCAACTCGGTCCGCCTGGACGATCAGACCTGCCTGAGCCTGGCACACCTGGATGAAGTCATTTACGCAATCCCGGGTCTCCGGGGATACCGGGCAGCGGTCCATCCCCCCCGGCAGGTTCACCTGACCCTTGACATGGGCGAAAAAGAAGGGGAGCCGGGACTGGTGGATCAATTAAAAAAAACGCTTTCCCTCCCCGTGGAGATCACCCTCGGGTACACACCGCTTCCGTCCTGCACCCCCAATGGAAAGCGGGTCCTGACCCTGGGATAG
- a CDS encoding formylmethanofuran dehydrogenase subunit E family protein, translating to MENISVCGMDLKDYLIEMEEFHGGRSPGMLVGAVLLDATMARMQHTEALGVVAETINCLPDAVQLLTPCTVGNGLLRIFNWSKFAITAYDRTTFKGVRAWLVAEAIPDWPAVHQWFNRPDPLKGLPPFDELAESFLAGRHALVDTSEAIVLDSKLTDDHPRETGLCPQCRESYPLSWGGTCPACQGLAYYTVTKTPG from the coding sequence ATGGAAAACATCAGTGTCTGCGGCATGGACTTAAAGGATTACTTGATTGAAATGGAGGAGTTTCACGGCGGCCGGTCTCCCGGAATGCTGGTGGGCGCGGTTCTGCTGGATGCGACAATGGCACGGATGCAACACACCGAGGCGCTGGGCGTTGTGGCTGAAACCATCAACTGCCTTCCGGATGCGGTTCAACTGCTGACCCCCTGTACCGTGGGCAATGGATTGCTCCGCATTTTCAACTGGAGCAAATTTGCCATCACCGCCTATGACCGTACAACCTTCAAAGGGGTCCGGGCATGGCTGGTGGCCGAGGCAATACCGGACTGGCCTGCGGTCCATCAATGGTTCAACCGCCCCGATCCCCTGAAAGGGTTGCCCCCGTTTGACGAACTGGCGGAGTCATTCCTGGCCGGCCGGCACGCCCTGGTGGATACTTCAGAAGCCATTGTCCTCGACAGCAAGCTTACGGATGATCATCCCAGGGAAACAGGTCTGTGTCCTCAGTGCCGGGAATCCTATCCCTTGAGCTGGGGCGGCACATGCCCGGCGTGCCAGGGCTTGGCATATTATACCGTGACAAAAACTCCGGGATGA
- a CDS encoding LysR family transcriptional regulator, whose protein sequence is MKTFYTLARAKNYSRCARKLFVTQSAVSHAIKALEDSLELTLTEKRKNGFALTPEGQVLFKSCRTVFEELDRVEKQLLDTRNIPETIRLGATVEFGINVVIRQLVPFLEAHPEIHIDFTLSHNLIQPLLDDELDIIIDCKPHNRPELRVIPLLREEYAVIATRAYAEKQRISEVADLGRCNILSMDKDMDWWANFISALPDTLPIRITRITQINHIRGIIEACLASAGVGFVPRYTVMKHLKTGRLIPLFKEFEIRADQISLYMKERMAVRPAAAVLTEKLRHLSFK, encoded by the coding sequence TTGAAGACATTTTATACCCTGGCCAGGGCCAAGAATTATTCGCGGTGTGCCCGGAAGCTTTTCGTCACCCAGTCAGCGGTCAGCCACGCCATTAAGGCCCTCGAAGACAGCCTTGAACTGACGTTGACGGAAAAGCGGAAAAACGGCTTTGCCCTGACTCCGGAGGGCCAGGTTCTGTTCAAAAGTTGCCGGACTGTTTTTGAAGAACTGGACCGGGTGGAAAAACAGCTTCTGGATACCCGTAATATCCCGGAAACAATACGCCTCGGGGCCACAGTTGAGTTCGGGATCAATGTCGTCATCCGTCAACTGGTTCCATTTCTCGAGGCTCATCCGGAGATCCACATTGATTTTACATTGAGTCATAACCTGATCCAGCCTCTTTTGGATGACGAACTGGATATCATTATCGACTGCAAACCCCACAATCGGCCGGAACTCCGTGTTATTCCGCTTCTCCGGGAGGAGTATGCCGTAATCGCGACCCGGGCTTACGCGGAGAAACAGCGGATATCGGAAGTGGCGGATCTGGGCCGCTGCAACATTCTGTCCATGGACAAAGATATGGACTGGTGGGCCAATTTTATCTCTGCATTGCCCGATACCCTCCCGATTCGGATTACCCGGATCACCCAGATCAACCATATCCGCGGCATCATCGAGGCCTGCCTGGCCTCTGCCGGCGTGGGTTTTGTCCCAAGATATACGGTGATGAAACATCTGAAAACCGGCCGGCTGATCCCCTTGTTTAAAGAGTTTGAAATCCGGGCCGATCAGATCAGCCTGTACATGAAAGAAAGGATGGCGGTCAGGCCGGCTGCAGCGGTTCTGACTGAAAAGCTCAGACATCTCAGTTTCAAATGA